The DNA region CGCAGACCCCGCCAGTGCTTAAAGTTAAATCCCTCGTTTTGAAGCATCTTGAATTGAAGATAGTGATTCCAGAAATCCTGCCTCCTGTACTCAACGAGTGATTCGTCGAACGTACAATTCGGTGGAATGCAATCGGAATAGGACTTCTGTTCGTCCTTAAGGCTTTCGATATCGAGGGCCACACCCACCTCCTGTCGCATGAGCACCTAATTACTGCAGGATGTACCTTGCCCGGTCAACCATCTATTAACCTAGACCACCGCCTCGACGCTCTTCACCTCGGGCACGTAGTGCTTGAGGAGGTTCTCGATGCCCTGTTTGAGCGTGGCGGTCGAGGACGGGCAGCCCGCGCACGCGCCGCGCATGGTCAGGCGCACGATGCCGTTGTCCGCGTCATAGTCGTGGAAGGTGATGTCGCCGCCGTCCTGGGCCACGGCCGGGCGCACGCGCGTGTCGATGATCTCCTTGATCTCCTTCACGATGCCCGCCGCCTCGCCGGTATACTCGGTGTGGCCGGCGGTCTCGGCGCTGCCGAACAGCGGCTTTTCCGACTGGATCACGTCCATGATCGCGCCGAGCACGGCCGGCTTGATGTGGATCCAGTCCACGCTCGGGTCCTTGGTGACCGAGACATAGTCGGCCCCGGCGAACACGCGCGTGACGCCCTCGACGCGGAACAGCTCGCGCGCCAGCAGGGAGGTATCGGCATGCTCGGGCGTGGGAAAGTCGCGCGGCTCGTCCGGCGCGATCTCCTGTCCGGGCAGGAATTTCAGCGTGTGCGGGTTCGGGGTGTCTTCGGTCTGGATGAACATGGCGCCTTCCTCGTCTCTGGCCCGTCAGGTGGCGCTTCGCGGCCCGGGGATCAAGGCGGAACTTCACGCCAGCCGGTCGATCTCCTCGCGCGACAGCGTGCCGGGCACCACGGTGACGGGGATGCGCCGGCCGGTGAACAGGCCGCGCCCGCGCGCCAGGGTGGAGATCAGCGGCCCCGGCGCATCGTCGGCCTTGGCCGCGGCGAGCACCAGGATGGCGATGCGCTCGTCCTCCTCGATCACCGCGCGCAGGGTGGGCAGGAGCTCGCCCTCGCGCAGGATCATTTCCGGGCGCCCGCCGGTCACCGCCTCGACCTCCTCGGCGAGCGATTCCAGCGCGTTTTCGGCCATCTCGGTCGCCTCGCGCCGCATCGTCTCGCCGACGCCGAGCCAGTGCTCGAAATTGGACGGCTCGATCACGGCGAGCAGGGTCACCCTGCCGCCGCTGTGCTTGGCCCGGCGCGCGGCGAAGTAGGCCGCTGTGGCGGACTCCTCGCTGGCGTCGGCGATGACGAGAAACTTGCGCACGTCGTCCATGGGACAGACGGTGGCCGCTTCTTGACGCTCGCGCAAGAGGGGGCGAGTGATGGGGAAGGCTCACCGAAAGGACGCAGCGATGGGCGCCGATCGACCCGATCCCGACGAGATCGAGGCCCTGGAGGGCGAGGCGATCGCGCGCCTCGCCGACCGGCGCGGCGCGCACGGGCCGGCGCGCGAGGTGGTGCTCGCCGCCGACCGGCTCGAAGTGATCGAGGCGGGCCGGGTGGTCCACCGGCTGGCGCTGGGAAACGTGAAGTCGGTCCGCCTGTCGGTGGACATGGCCGGGCCGGACACCCAGGTCGTGGCGCGCATCTGCGGCCCGGCGACCGAGATCGCGATCGGCAGCCGGTCCTATGTCGCGCCGGGGCGCTGGGCCAACAACGCGGTCGAGTTCCGCCGCCTGGTGCTCGAACTCCACCGCGCCCTGCGCGGACGGGAGGTGCGCTATCTGGAG from Marinicauda algicola includes:
- a CDS encoding universal stress protein, producing the protein MDDVRKFLVIADASEESATAAYFAARRAKHSGGRVTLLAVIEPSNFEHWLGVGETMRREATEMAENALESLAEEVEAVTGGRPEMILREGELLPTLRAVIEEDERIAILVLAAAKADDAPGPLISTLARGRGLFTGRRIPVTVVPGTLSREEIDRLA
- a CDS encoding NifU family protein, translating into MFIQTEDTPNPHTLKFLPGQEIAPDEPRDFPTPEHADTSLLARELFRVEGVTRVFAGADYVSVTKDPSVDWIHIKPAVLGAIMDVIQSEKPLFGSAETAGHTEYTGEAAGIVKEIKEIIDTRVRPAVAQDGGDITFHDYDADNGIVRLTMRGACAGCPSSTATLKQGIENLLKHYVPEVKSVEAVV